The genomic DNA AATGCTGAAATATGCTTTTCTGTAGCTGATACAGGAATCGGAATTCCTTCGGAGAGCATTAATGAAATTTTTAAATCGTTCACACAGGTTGATACTTCTGTTTCGCGTAAATATGGAGGTACAGGTCTTGGACTGGCTATCTCAAAAGAACTTATTGAAATGATGGGCGGTGAAATATGGGTGGAAAGCCCGTCGGGAATTTCTTCCGATCCTTCAACTCCCGGTTCGGTATTTTATATTAAAGCTGTGTTCCAGGTTCTCTGATTTATTTTATTTAAAAATATCTTCCTTATTGTTTGGCCGTACCTGGTCTTCCCATCGGAAGCCTTTCAGCAGAATATCGGCAGGAGATAAATCACTTTCGGGATATAAAGTGGCTTCTGGTTTTATACTGAAACTAATGGTTTTAATATCCCTGTCTGCAACATAAATAAGCATATTTTCCGATTCAGCTTTATTGATACCAATAAGTTTTTTCCCATCATCACGTACAAAATATAAAGTTTCTCCGTTGCCCTTTACTTTGATTTTTCTCAAATCATTATTTATAAAATAACCTGTAATCATTTTACCTTTTATCTGGTTATATTTTGCAGTGTCGTCTTGCGAAATAATAAAAGCCGAAGAATAAAGTTCCATGCAATCGATTTGCTTGTGTTTCATTCGGATTAATATGGTATCAGAAGAAAGCTGATTTTCTTTAGTCCATAAAATCGGCGACATATACATGCTGATGACAGAATCTTTAAACGAATAAAAAATGGAATCGGCTACTCCTTGTAAATCGGATTTGTAAAAACGTGCATGATGATAAGCAAACATGAACTTCCCGGTATGTGTACTATCGAAAAATGCTTTCAATGTATCCGCATGCAGAAACAAGGAATCATCTTCGATAACCTGGATAAGCACAGCTTTATCTGTCATGATAGTTTTTCCTATTTTCTCATAATACTCTGCATAGTTGCCTTTCAAAATTATATCACGAACAGTATCGGTAACAGTAATATTATCGAATGCTTTACCAAATCCTGTATTCCGGCTGTAATACAAACTGTCGCCACTCAGCTTTTGATCATTGTTCTGAAAGTATGCATGCTTATTGAATTGTGCTATATCGTTACGTGTATCATACCATCCGTTCTCGCAATAAATAAAATTTTCTTTACTGATAATAGTTGTAGGTCCGTAGAAATATGAAATTTCCGAATTGGTATTATACATCAATGTGTCGGAATGCATGGTGTACCGAGGATTTATAAGCACCACGCTA from Bacteroidales bacterium includes the following:
- a CDS encoding OstA-like protein, which codes for MNRTSYTDLSQIVVNNNIYNKKVFCSRCSKLFSIGIITILFSVSLYSQKVTKIDLVSANTLEFDKSLGDDVKQLIGNVILKHENTYLYCDSAYLYSETNSVKAFSNVHITSTSVNIYGDYLVYDGNTKISEMHNNVKMIDGAMTLRTEHLNYNTKTNIGNYTTGGKITDAENKLTSIIGYYYADTKQFFFKDSVVLINPRYTMHSDTLMYNTNSEISYFYGPTTIISKENFIYCENGWYDTRNDIAQFNKHAYFQNNDQKLSGDSLYYSRNTGFGKAFDNITVTDTVRDIILKGNYAEYYEKIGKTIMTDKAVLIQVIEDDSLFLHADTLKAFFDSTHTGKFMFAYHHARFYKSDLQGVADSIFYSFKDSVISMYMSPILWTKENQLSSDTILIRMKHKQIDCMELYSSAFIISQDDTAKYNQIKGKMITGYFINNDLRKIKVKGNGETLYFVRDDGKKLIGINKAESENMLIYVADRDIKTISFSIKPEATLYPESDLSPADILLKGFRWEDQVRPNNKEDIFK